Genomic segment of Canis lupus dingo isolate Sandy chromosome 9, ASM325472v2, whole genome shotgun sequence:
CCGCTTGGACCCGGCCCGCTGCGCAGCCATCTGGGGGCTCTGATGCCACCTCGTTGCTTCTGGCAGCCTGGCAGGGCGTGGAGCGAGATCTGCGGAGCCAGATGTCAGGCAGCGAGCGGGGCCTGGTGGAGGAGTACGTGGAGAAGGTCCCTAACCCCAGTCTGAAGAGTGAGTGGAGGAGCGGACCTAGCAGGGAGTGGCCTGGCCAGGGGCAGTGCTGGGGGGCGGGCAGGAAGGCCCCTCTACTTGGGAGGCGGTCTGGGGCGCAGGCCCTGCCTCCCATCTGTGCCCCCACTGACCACTCTATCCCCCCACAGCCTTCAAGCCCATTGACCTGAGTGACCTGAAGCGCCGGAACACGCCGGACACCAAGAAGTCCTGAAGGGCACTGGGGTCCCTCCCCTGGCCTCTGGGAGACCGGGTGCCGCCTCATGGTGGTCTCCTGTGGGCCCAGCTCCTGGGAAGGGGGGGGGACGTGCGCCCGCAGGGCTGTCAACCCCAGGACCAGGAGGGGCGTGGTCAGTGGCCAGGGCTTGCCCTTCCTCCCCAAGGcccctcctttcttctcaggGGCCGTCAGGCTGCCCCTGTCCCTGGGGGGGGTCTGGGCCCCGCCAGCCCCGGCTCTCCCCCTGGTTGTGTCTAGAGCTACgtgctctgcccccaccccagggccttgaCCCTGACTCCCCTCCGCTTCCCATCACCTTccaccgcccctcccccccagctttTCCAAGGTCAGGAAGGCAATGAGGGCCCTCTGCTGTCCCCCGGGCTGGTGGGCCCAGGCTTGTCCCTAAGGTGGCCCGTCTCACACCCCgtgtccccccccaccctctgctgcTTTTCCATCCTGGACACATTGGGGAGCGTCTAATTCTTCACCCTGCTGTCCAGCCTGGCCCGTCCTCCCCTGCATCAGCTTCAGGATGGCAGCAGCTCTCCAGGCCTGCGATGCCACCGAGCACCCCCCTCCACGAGGGTCCTGGGCAGCCAGGCCTACCCCCTTGCTGTGTGCGGCCCCGTGGCCCCGGCAGTCCCTTTGGACAGGGGCATGGGGCTGATCCTGGCCCCGAACTATGTGCCAGGGTGGTCACCAGGGTCCCCTGTTGTTCCTGTGCCCTCCAAAAGCCAAGTGTCTATGACTGGAGCCCAAGGGCCAGTGAATAAAGGCAGGTGGCACTGGATTGGCCCCTTGGTCTGTCAGGCCCCTGTCCCAGCAGCCCACTCAGGGCTGGACGTCCAGGGTCGTGCTCCAGGCTGCTGAACCCAGAAATTCCATCTGGTCCCTGAGTTCTTCTAGGGGGTGCTCAAGCCTCCTGGGGGGGGGCactgggaggcagagggtggggggtttctggaggagggaggctgaggcagcCTTCCTGTGTTCTTCAAGGGACCAGCCCCCTCCGGGTGGGGGCCCTGGACCTACACACTGGCCCCAGGGGAAGGATGGCCACTGGGCCCCGAGAGACCCAGGCGCACTTGACCTTCAGACCTGGAAAGCCCTGCTAGGCCAGGCCCAGATAGCCAAACGAATTTATTTTGGGAACACCCTTTCCTGGAAGAGTATTCTGAGGCCCTACAGGTGACTCCAGGAGGTGTCTTCTTCGGCATGGGGGGGTGGTCCCCAGGGACAGGGCGCAGGAAGGACAAGTCATGTAATAAACAGCTGCCTGGGCTCGCTGCCAGTGGGCGCTGGCTGGTGCCGGGCCCTGAGCCAAGTCTCTAACCACATGGCCTTGTTTGCTCCCCGGGGACCTGTGGGGTGTTTTGCTGAGGGGTTGGGATACCTACAGCTCCCCTCCTTGGCCTCTTGTGCGATGTGATAGCTGTGGGCCTGTACCCCCCTGCGGACCACAGGGGACCCCGCAAAGGCTTGTCACTCAGCGTCCCTGCCAACCTAGCTGCTTTGGGAGGCGGAGGCCCTCAGGCTGTGGTCTTTCTGCCAAGAACACCTTGGAGGTGGGAATGTGCTTAGGAGTCCACGCGCTAGGAGGGCGCAGCccggctgggggcaggggcagggaggcatGCTGCTGGGTGTGCAGACGTCCctgacggggtgggggtggggtcactCCGTGTGGCCCTAAAGGGGGTCGTGGGGACCAGGGGCCGGcgtgggtggagggggaggtggggcacAGGTGGTGGGAGGGCGGAGGGCCCGCCTCTCTGAGGGGCACGAGCTGtctgggctgagggcagccccagctGCTCCCTGTCCAGGGTGCGGGGGGCCCTCACCAGGCCCGGGCTGCGTGGCACTGCCGCAGACTCCGCCTCGGGTGCAGGGAGGATGGGAGCATCGGTTTGGCCCTCGGTTTACTCTGCACATGCGCACATCACTTCCAATCACTGTTGACAACTCCGTGGGGCAAGTTCTAACCACCCTACGTCTGCAAGTGAAATGGTGACCTTTTGGAGACGGGTCCTACTCAAATTTTTaggcttttaattttgttttgtttattaatttttttttttaatttttatttatttatgatagtcacagagagagagagagagagagagagaggcagagacacaggcagagggagaagcaggctccatgcaccgggagcctgatgtgggattcgatcccgggtctccaggatcgcgccctgggccaaaggcaggcgctaaaccgctgcgccacccagagatccctaattttgttttgtttagattttacttatttattcatgagagacacagagcgaggcagagacacagcagagggagaagcaggctccctgtggggagcccgatgcagggcttgatcccaggaccctggggtcatggcctgcgctgaaggcaggtgctcagctgctgagccagccaggcgtccctggacttttaattttatcagttttaattCAGTAAATACTGAACATGTGCTCTGAGCATGTTTATGTGTATTGAGCATGAACAGCAATCCCCAAATACCTGCTCCCCAGTCCGTGTTCCCTTGACACCTTAACCTGCGGGTTATGGCCCCGGGGCGGGAAGGCCAGGTGTAGCTGTGTCCACTGCCCACCTGCCCCGCTGTGTCCCCTGCCCCGTCTATGCATTGAAGGGCCTTGGCTGCTTCAAGATGGAGTTTCCTGAATTCCAGGTTTGACTGGTCACGTCCTGGCAACCGGCTTCTCTGTCCCCTgcgtttcttttttatttgtttgtttgttcatgagagacacagagagagagaggcagagacacaggcggagggagaagcaggctccatgcagggagcccgactgggactccaggatcaggccctgggctgaaggtggcgctaagccgctgagccacccggggtgtcCTGTCCCCTGCATCTCTGTAAATAAGAGATCTGGAGGCTCCATGGGATTCCTGGGGTGACACCTTGGATGTGAAAGGACTGCTCTGGCTGTCATGTGGGGAACagaccgggggcggggggagggcagagacctCCCCAAGCTACCTTGGGACTGTGGGAAGAGGAAGCTGAGTGGGGGGCTTGGGGAACTCTAGGAGGTGCAGATTTGGGGGGCCCAGGGGCTGGAGATGGGGAATCGTCTAGACAGTGGTAGTTTTCACCTAGGATGAGGGAAGAAGGTGGACTGTTCCGGGCGCTGTGGgcgaggaggggagggggtagtGGGGGGGGAAGGGGACTGAGCAGTGCAAAGAGCTCAGGGAAGGCAAGCAGGGACAGGGCCCGAGGCTGAGGCTGTCCAAGCGTCCAGGAAGAGGGGAGGCTGTGCGGGGAGTGCACCAGCCGCCTCCCCCCCCCAGACAACCATTTCTAAGTCTTCAGCTGATtgattgtatttctatttctagatgGCAAACACACAGTGCTCTCGGTTTTCCTACTTCATTCTTGTCCCCGCTGCCACTATACAGACACGTCCTTCCCCCCCACCATCCTCCCTAGATggctcttttctcctctcctaaCTTTGGTTACATCATCCTGCAGTATTTACATTATGATGTCTATGTTTGTAATTCAGAGTTAAACCATGTGGTGAATTATGACTTTTTGCccaactttttgttttccttgaagttaCTAATGGCCTTCTTTTTTCATCTACTTAGTTTCCTATGTACTAACACTAATTACGTTTTGAACTCTCCACCAGGTCATTTAAATTTCTCGTCAGTGTACTTACTTTGGTCCCCTTTAGGGTAGTCTGGGGGAGCTTTCTGCCTGCTTGATGTCCCCTTGCCCAGTGATGCACTCATCTGCCTTCCTGGGGGTGACCTCTCCACTCTCCCAGGTCTGATccctgtttattgtttttttgttttgttttgatcccTGTTTATTGTAGTCTAGGTTTTCCCCTTTGCTGTTTCTCACACTCTTTAGTAGCACGTGTGTATACGTGTGCACACCTGCACGGCAGGATCCATATAGTCCTTTGGAGGCCTGGAGTGAAGGACTGCAGAGGCGACGGAagagccccagggcctggggtgcCCATTTTCCTGGACAGGGGCTATCATGTGGGTGCTGGGCTCAGCGGCTCGTGCCCccgcctccccacctgccccccgcctGGTCGGAGCCGATGCTTATTGGCCAATAGGCCGGGCAGGTCCAGCCCCCGccaggcctctgcctctgccctcccctctcccggTTGGCTCCGGTTCCCTTGGGGACAGGGCCAAGGGTGAAGGAGGGTGAGGGCGCAGGGAGTCAGGGTAGAGAGGGCTGTCAGGAGGCCACTGGGTGGGTGACGCCCCCCCGGCAGTCACCAACCCCTGGCTCAGCTGGCGTGAAGGAGAACTGCCACTGTCCCGTACTAACTTGTGCCCTCGTGGGCTTCCAGGCATCAAAGT
This window contains:
- the MCRIP1 gene encoding mapk-regulated corepressor-interacting protein 1 isoform X2 codes for the protein MTSSPVSRVVYNGKRNSSPRSPPSSTEIFTPAHEENVRFIYEAWQGVERDLRSQMSGSERGLVEEYVEKVPNPSLKTFKPIDLSDLKRRNTPDTKKS